The window CGGCGAGTGTTTCGGCGAGTGGGGGCTGTACGGCCACCACAAATCGACTCCAGTCCCGGAACTCATTCGTGTTCCGTGGGTCGTCACCGAGGCGACTGACGAGGGAACCCACGAGCCGCCCGCCGCATCCACCGACCCCGACGATGTCGGTCTCGATAGCAAGCTCTCTTCGCTCGGCTACCTGTAGCGTCCCGTCGTAGCGGGACGACACCACGCTATCGCCGCTGGCGACGTCTCCTCGCAGTCAATCCATATATCCGAGCTCTTCGAGTCGCTTCTGTACGTCCTCGCTCACGTCGTCGGCCTCCGGGACGCCCTCGGTCGCCTCGCGCAGCAGGTGCGGCGGAATCTCCGACCGGAACGAGGCACAGCGGTCGGGGTGGTCGGCCGCGACGTTCTCGCGCTCTTTCGGGTCGGCGCGGAGGTCGTACAGTTCGTCTTCCTCGCCGTCGACCGCGATGTACTTCCAGCCGTCCTCGCGGACGCCGACGACGGGGCCGGCGTCGCTGAACGACCCGGTCGAGACGACCCGCCGGGGACCGCCCTCGAAGAGGTCGGTCCCGCGGAACGCGCTCGGCGGTTCGACGCCGTGGTTTCGCGCTACCGTGGGCGCGAGGTCGAGCAGTTCGCGCTGTTCGTCGACGACCCCGCCGTCGCCCCGGTTGGACTTCACCACGAGCGGGACGTGCGTCAGTTCGTCGTAGGGGCGGTTCCGGTGGTAGTAGTTCCCGTGGTCGGCGAACTCTTCGCCGTGGTCGGCGGTGAGGATGATATCCGTCTCGTCGTAGCGGCCGAGCGACTGCAACCCGTCGAGGAAGCGGTCGATGTGGTCGGACGTGTACCGGATATCCGAGTCGTAGAGATCGACGATTCGCTGACGCTCCGCTTCGGTTACGTCTTCGGGGTGGATTCCCGCCTTGGACATGAGACGGCGAATCTCCGACTCGTCGGCGGGCTCGGCGTACGCCGGGTCCTCGAGGTCGATGCCGTAAGGACGGTGTGGGTCCATGTAGTGGACCCACAGGAAGAAGTCGCCGTCGACGCCGTCGAGCCACTCCAGGGCCCGGTCGGTCGTCTTCTCGGCGTTCTCGTACACCGTCTGCTCCATGATGAGCGACGCCGGGAAGACGGCCTCCTGAATCCGTTCGGCGAGGGGACGTATTCCGAGCGACTCGACCGTCGGACGGACGAGGTCCATCGTCCGCCGAAACAGTCTGTGGGCCGCCGACGGCGACCCCGAGTCCTCGGAGTCCATGATGCCGAAGTCGTCGAAGTGGTCGAAGTCGGCCGGGCGGGGGACGCGGCTCGCGAAATAGGTGTTCGAATGGATGCCGGCGGTCGATACCTCGTCGGGGAGCGGAGAGGCGATGTTCGGTCCGTCGCGGGCGTGTTCGTCCCCGCGGTACCGGGAGGTGAGAAGCGACGGCACCGAGATTCCCGTGTTGGTCCCGTTGGCGAAGGCGGCGGTGAACAGCGTCGAGTCGTCGTCGAGCAGGCGGTCGAGGACCGGAAGCGTGTCCCGCTGGTAGCCGTACTGGCCGACGTGGCCGGCCCGGAGCGCGTCGACGGTGATCAACACGGTGTTCATTGCTTCGGTGGTGTGGCAGGTGCGTTCAAATATCTGTTGCTCAGCGGTCGGCGCACTCGAAGGTGCTATAACCTCCGGCGGTGAATCGCCGACAATCCGAAATGAGAAACGTCGTCCTCATCTGCCTCGACACCGTCCGGAAGGACTACTTCGACCGGTTCGCCGAGCGGTTGCGCGAGCGGGCCGACGCTTCCTTCGACCAGTGTCGCGCTGCGAGTGGCTGGAGCGTTCCGAGCCACGCGAGCATGATGACCGGGAAACTACCGCACCAACACGGGATTCACGTGTACAACCGGGACTTCTCAGGGCTCCGTCGGGAAGACACGTTTCTCGCTGACCTCCCGGACCACCGGGCGTTCGGGTCGAGCGCGAACGTCTACGCCAGCGACGCGTTCGGCTTCGACCTGCTTTTCGACGACTTTACCAGCGTCTCGCCCGACCGGCGGTTCCCCGATGGCATCGACGCCGAAAAGTTCGGACAGGAGTGTGAGGAGACGGGACTCGCCCGCTACCTCGCCTTCCTGAAAGCCTCGCTCGCCAGTGACCATCCGGTCCAGAGCCTCGCCAACGGCGCGCTCGTCGAGTTCGACCGGCAGTTCGCGGAGCTCCCCGTTCCGAAACCACTCGACGACGGCGCGAATATCGTCGCGCGCGAGGCGGTGAAGCTCGTCCGCGAACACGGCGACGCGGACCCGTTTTTCATGTTCACGAACTTCATGGACGCTCACGGGCCGCTCACGCACGTCCGTGGCTACGATTCCGACCTCCACGACGCGCCGTACTCGTGGACGACGGGCGCGTACAGCACCCACGAGGTCAACGTCTCCGGCGAACTCGAGGAGAACTGGGAGCACATCGAACACACCCGTGGGCTCTACGGCGCGGCCATCGACTATCTCGACCGTAAAGTGTGTTCGTTCATCGACCGCGTCCAGGCGGCGACGGACAGGGAGACGACGTTCGTCGTCACCGCCGACCACGGCGAGAACCTCGCGTTCGAGGCCGACGGCGGCCTCCTCGCCCACAAGGGCGTCCTCTCCGAGGGGCTGCTTCACGTCCCGCTTCTTGTGGTCAACGCGCCGAAGGGTTACGACGCTCACGAAACTGACTACTTCTCGCACGTCGACCTCGGTCGCTTGCTCGTCGGCCTCGCACACGGGGAGGCCCCCGACGTATTCGAAGACCGCATCGCCGCCGAGCGAATCGGCTCCAACATGGCCGCCGACGCATCCGAGGCCGAGCGCCGCGAGTGGGACCGCATGATTCGCGTCGTCTACGACGGCACCGACAAGTACGAGTGGGACTCAAACGGACACCGGCTCCGCCATCGTCTCGACCCTGAGCGACCGAACTGGCAGGAAACAACCGCGGAGGACGCCGATATCGGTGACCTCGATAAAGAGTTCTTCGACGTCCCGCTCGACGAGTACAAGCGTGAGGCGGTCACCGCGAGCACCGACCACGACGTGGACCAGACGACGAAAGCGCGGCTGAGCGACCTCGGTTACATATGACGCGCAGCCGGCCAGCGGCTGCTCGCCCGTCCGGTTTCGGGCGATTTCGGCGGTGATATCGGTCCCGAAGAACCTTTCTATGGCCGCCGCATCAACCACCTGTACCGACGTATGAGAAATGTCGTCCTTATCTGTCTCGATACTGTCCGAAAGGACTTCTTCGATTCCTTCTCCTCGCGGCTCCGGGAGCGGGCGGACATCGTCTACGACCAGTGCCGCACCGCCAGTACGTGGAGCGCTCCGAGCCACGCGAGCATGTTCACGGGGACGCTCCCGCACCAACACGGTGTCCATGCGTACCACCGAGATTTCTCCGGTATTGGCCGCGACGATACGTTTCTCGCCGACCTCCCGGACCACCGCGCGCTCGGCGTGAGCGCCAACGTCTGGGCGGGGTCGTCGTTCGGGTTCGACGGCTTCTTCGATGAGTTCTCTAACATCTCGCCCGACCGGCGGTTCCCTGAGGGTATCGACGTGGCCCGCTTCGGCCAGTCCTCACAGAAGACCGGCCTCGGGAAACAACTCGAGTTCCTCAAGCGCGCGCTCGAACACGAAAAGCCGATTCAAAGCCTCCTCAACGGCGTTGCGGTCCAGGTCGACAACACGCTGGCGACCGCTCCGGTCCCGAAACCGATGGACGATGGCGCGAAGACGCTCATCGGGCAGGCGAACCGCCTCGTAGGCGCGTCCAGTGAGCCGTTCTTCCTCTTTACGAACTTTATGGACGCCCACGGTCCCCTGCGACACATCCTCGGATACGACAGGGACCTCCACGACGCGCCGAACTCGTGGAGCTCAGAGCACCTCGACTGGTCGCGCATCGTTGCCGAGGGAGACGAGACCGAGATGACGCGCTACCGAGACCTTTACGGCGCGGCCATCGACTACCTCGACCGCAAGGTGTGTACGTTCATCGACGAGGTGCAGTCGATGACCGACGAGGAGACGACGTTCGTCGTCACCTCCGATCACGGTGACAACCTCGCGTTCGAGGCCGACGGCGGCCTGTGGGGCCACACCGAGAGTAGTCTCAACGAGGCGCTGACACACGTTCCGCTCGTGGTCGTGAACTCGCCCAGCGAGGGTACCGACGTCGTTGACGGCTACGTTTCGCACCTTCGACTCGGCGACCTCCTCGTCGGCCTCGCCCGCGGCGAGTGCCCCGACGTGACCGACGAACGGATTCCAGTCGAGCGAATCGGACACAGCGGCAAACAGCACAAGCTCGCCGAGCAGGAGCGGGACACGAACCGGATGCTCCGCGCCGTCTATGACGGTGACCGGAAGTTCGTCTGGGCCGACGACGGGAGCCGAGAGACCTACCGCCTCGACGCCGACCGGCCGTGCTGGCAGGCGGGCATCGACGATTCGTTCGACGCCGAGTCACTCGATGAATCGTTCTTCGAGACGCCCGTCGCCGACTCCGCGGAGCGTGCCCGGTCCGCCGAAGACGAACTCGGCGTCGACGGCGCGACGGCGGACCGACTCCGCGAGCTCGGATACCTCTGACCCAACCGTGACCGACTACCCTCTCGCACGCCGGTCGTACAGCGCCCCATGAAAGAGACAGACAGCCTCTCTATCGGCCGCGAGGCGTTTATCTCCCTGTTCTCGAAGGTCCTTACTGCCGGCACCGGATTCGCCGGGGTGGTCATCTTCGCGAACCTCCTCGGCGATGTCGGCTGGGGGAAGTATCGGACCGTCCTCGCCGCCGCGTTCGTCCTCACGCAGGTTCCGAGCGGCATCGGCGCAGCGGTGAAAAAGCGGGTGAGCGAGGTCGGCGTCGAGCCAGACTCCTTTTTGGGGACGGCGCTCCTCGCACACCTCGCGTTCTCGCTCGTCGTCGCCGGCGCATACGTCCTCCTCGAACCCTACGCGGTCGACTACTTCGGAACTCGCGAACTGGCTGCCGGCGTGGTGCTCGTGGTCGTGACGCTCGGCCTGTTCAATATCACGAACAAGCTCTACGCCGGCACCGGCCACCCCGCGGTCTCGTCGTGGGTCGACGGCATCCGGAGCCTCCTGACCATCATGCTCCAACTGCTCTTCTACTGGCTCGGCTTCGAGGCGTTCGGGCTCGTCATCGGCCTGGCCATCGCGACGGTCGGAACGGCCGTCCTCGCCGCGGCCCTATCGCGCGTCCTCCCCGCGCGCCCGACGAAGCTGGTCGCCGAGCGCATCTACGACTTCGCCCGCTGGAGTGTCCCCACGTCGATGCTGTCGAACTTCTACTCCAGCGCCGACGTGCTCATCATCCAGGCGTTCGTCGGCCCGGCGTCAGTAGCGTACTACTCGGTCTCGATTCAGCTCGCCCAGCCCGGCGCGATGTTCGCGACGACTATTGGTAACGTGCTGAACGTTAAGTCGAGCGGCGTCGACTCTGTCGGCGGCGACGTGCGGTTCGACCTCATAAACTCCATCTCTTATGCGGGGCTCATCGCGATACCGGTCTTCTTCGGCGCGGCCGCGATGCCGAAAGAGCTGGTCACGACGCTGTTCGGTAGCGACTTCGCAAACACGCCGGTGCTCGTGGTTATCGGGATGACCCTGTTCCAGATCGGTAACGCCTACCGCCACCCCTTCGAGGCCGTCCTGCAGGGAACCGACCGCCCGGAGCTCGTCTTTCGGGTGAACAGCCTCATCGTACTCCTGCATCTCCCGCTCGCGGTCGCGCTCGGGAGCGTCTATGGGCTCGTCGGCGTCGTTGCCAGCACGGTTGCCGCGGAGGTCGCCCGTCACGTGGTCTTTCAGTACGTCGCTCACCGCGAGTTCGGCGGCATCGTGTTCACGCGCCCGATGCTCGAACAGACGGTCGCCGGCGCGGTCATGTTCGCTCTTGTCTGGTCGGTCATCGAATACGCCGTCTCGATCACCGGGTGGGTTTCGCTGCTGCTCGTCGTCGGGTTCGGTGCCGTCGCCTACTTTGCGGCGCTCCTTGGTCTGAGCAGCCACTTCCGCGAGACGATCAGAAACACGGTCCCCGGTCTATCGGGCAGCTAAGCCAGCGCCCATCGAGCGGAGACTACCGTGCCGACTTGGAACGGGGCCTCGGTTCTCTATTCGGCCCAGCTGCCGCGACAGACCGAGTCGTAGACGGTGGCCGTCCGTTCGACCACGTCCTCCCACGTCGGGAGCGACTCGGCCGGCGCGTCGAGGTCGACGGCGCGCTCGACGCCCGAGACGAGGTCTGCAGGGTCAACGCCGACGCAGTCAGGGCGCTCAGCCCAGTCGACGAGCGCTCCCGCGTTGCGGACGACGCACGGGGTGCCCGCTGCGAGCGCCTCGGCGACCGTCATCCCGTAAGCCTCGAACTCCGACATCGTCACGAACGCCGCCGCACCGGCGTACAGCCCCGGTAGGTCCTCGTCGGCGACGAAGCCGAGGAAGTGAACGCGGTCTTCGACGCCGACCTCGCGGGCGAGTCGCTTCAGCTCCGACCCGTAGTCGCCGGAGCCGGCGACCGCGAGGTCGTAATCGAGGTCGGGGAGGGCTCGAATCACGTGCTGGACGCCTTTGTACTCCTCTAACCGCCCGACGGAAAGCAGGTAGTCGCGGTCCGCCCACTCGGGGTCGGGCGACGCCTCGGCGAACCGCGCCACGTCGAGGCCGTTCGGAATCACCGTCGCCTCGACGCCGAAGTCGGCTTCGAGTTGCCGGCGCTCCCAGCCGCTGACGGCGATGTGAGCGTCGGCACGGCGGAGCGCCCAGCGGCCCGGAACTCGGTAGACGGACAGCAGTTTGTCCCGTAGTGCGGAGGCGCTCCCGCCGTGATAGTGCGGGGTGGCGACAAACGGCGTCTCCGCGTCGGTACCGAGCGCCGCGAACAGGAGTGGAAGCGAGTGGTAGTTGTGGGCGTGGACGATGTCGGCGTCGCCGACGAGACGGCGTAGGGTCGCCAGAATCTCCGGGGCGACGTGGAACGCGCCACCGGGGGCGACGCCGGGGTGTCGAATCACGCGGACGCCCTCCCGGTACTCCGCCGAGCGGGTGAGTCCCTCGGCGTCGGCGGTGAGGACCGTTACGTCGTGTCCCGCCGCGGCGAACCGGGACGCGAGCTCGGCGACGTGGGTCTCGACGCCGCCGGTGTGCGGAGGATACCGCGTCGTGACGTAGAGGACGTTCACTCGAAGTACTCCCTCGATTCGCGGTCGAGTTCCCACGTGCCGTCGCCCTCGTCGCGGAGGAGTTCGACCGCGGCGACGAGCAGTGACACCTGCGAGTCGAAGACGGCGTACAGCGGTTGGAGCGGGCCGAGGCGTTCAGACTGGCCGGCCCACGCGAAGGCGGCGACGGCGGCCGGCACGGCGAGGCCGAGCGGCCCCGCGAGGAGGACGCCGGCGACGGTCGCCAGCGTGACGCTCGCCGCGAGCAGCCACGGCGAAACGATCATGAACCACCAGTTGAACGGGAGGACGACGGTCCCGTAGAACCCGTAGCGGCCGAGCATGTCCCGGTTCTGGACGAGGAGTTTGAGTAGGCCCATCGCCCGGCGGTCCTTGCGCTGGCGGCGCTTCGAGAACTCGGAGACGCCGGACTCGGTGAACGCCATCGCGGGGTCCATCACGACGCGCTTGCCGGCCCGGCGGATGCGGAGCGCGAGTTCGGTGTCGTCGGCGAGGGAGTCAGGGTCGATGGGAACGAAGTCCTCGGCGCGGAACGCGAAGCAGGGGCCGTGGAAGATGAACGTCGAGTCGAGGTGGGATTCGAGGCCCTGAATCTTCGTGAGGATGCCGCGGTAGTCCGATTCGACCTCGCTGTCGCCGAGGACTTCGGACTGTTGGCCCGTCACCGCGCCGATAGTCGGGTCCGAGAGGTTCGCCGCCGCCTGCCGGAGCACGTCCGGGGCGAGCTTCGAGTCGGCGTCGGTTCGGAAGAGCAGTTCGTTGCTCGCCGCCGCGAACGCCTCGTTGAGGGCGGGTGCGACCCCCCGGCGCTCGTCGTCGTGGAGGAGCGTCAGTTCGGGGGCGTCGCGGCCGGCGAAAAAGTCGCGGACGACCGCGGGCGTGTCGTCGTCGCTCGCGTCGGCGACGACCACCTCGACTTTCTCCATCGGGTAGTCGAGCGCGAGGATGTCTTCGAGCTTCGCCTCGATGATGCTCGCCTCGTTGTAGGTCGGAAGGACGATGCTCACGGTCGGCTCGTCCGGGGATTTCCGGGCGGGCGACCCCGCGGTGTCGACGATCCGGAGCAACGCGAGATAGACGAGGTAGGGTACCCCGGTCAGAGAGAGGAGTCCGAACGTCGCGGCGAGAAGGCGACGAAGGCGTGCGCGCATGGTGTGGGGTTTTCCCACCGAGAATAAAAGTGCTGTAGGTTGCTCTCGCCCAGTGCATTCGCGGGGACACATCCAGAAGTCCTTTTATACTGCCCGCTGGATGTCCCGCTGATGGACTACGCGGACGTTTGCGTCCTCGTCCCGACCTACAACGAGGCGGAGACTATCGCCGAGGTCGTCGCCAGCTACCGAGACGAGGGGTTCCACAACGTCCTCGTCATCGACGGCGACTCCACGGACGGGACGCGAGAACTCGCCGAGGAGGCCGGCGCGCACGTCGTCGTACAGCGCGGAAGCGGGAAGGGGCAGGCGGTCAGGGAGGCGGTCGAAGAGCACGTCGAAGCGACCTACGTCCTGATGCTCGACGGCGACGGCACCTACGAAGCGAGCGACGCGACGAAGATGCTCGGCCCGCTCACCGAGGGGTACGACCACGTCATCGGCGACCGCTTCGCCGACATGCGACCGGGCGCGATGACGCGGCTGAACAAGGTCGGAAACCGCATCATCAACCGGGCGTTCGCGTTTATCCACGGCCAGGACTTCCGCGATATCCTCAGCGGCTACCGCGCGTTCACCCGCGAGTCGTTCCTCGACATGACGCTCACCTCCGACGGCTTCGGCATCGAGACGGAGATGGCCGTCGAGTGCGCGAAACGCGACATCCCGACGACGGTCGTCCCCACGACCTACTACCCGCGACCGAACGGCTCGGACACGAACCTCAACCCGGTCCGCGACGGCGGTATCATCTTCCTCGAACTGTACCGCCGCGCCAAGACCAACAACCCGCTTTTCTACTTCGGCAGCGTCGGGCTCACGTCGACCG of the Haloferax sp. Atlit-12N genome contains:
- a CDS encoding sulfatase-like hydrolase/transferase — its product is MRNVVLICLDTVRKDYFDRFAERLRERADASFDQCRAASGWSVPSHASMMTGKLPHQHGIHVYNRDFSGLRREDTFLADLPDHRAFGSSANVYASDAFGFDLLFDDFTSVSPDRRFPDGIDAEKFGQECEETGLARYLAFLKASLASDHPVQSLANGALVEFDRQFAELPVPKPLDDGANIVAREAVKLVREHGDADPFFMFTNFMDAHGPLTHVRGYDSDLHDAPYSWTTGAYSTHEVNVSGELEENWEHIEHTRGLYGAAIDYLDRKVCSFIDRVQAATDRETTFVVTADHGENLAFEADGGLLAHKGVLSEGLLHVPLLVVNAPKGYDAHETDYFSHVDLGRLLVGLAHGEAPDVFEDRIAAERIGSNMAADASEAERREWDRMIRVVYDGTDKYEWDSNGHRLRHRLDPERPNWQETTAEDADIGDLDKEFFDVPLDEYKREAVTASTDHDVDQTTKARLSDLGYI
- a CDS encoding glycosyltransferase family 4 protein, giving the protein MNVLYVTTRYPPHTGGVETHVAELASRFAAAGHDVTVLTADAEGLTRSAEYREGVRVIRHPGVAPGGAFHVAPEILATLRRLVGDADIVHAHNYHSLPLLFAALGTDAETPFVATPHYHGGSASALRDKLLSVYRVPGRWALRRADAHIAVSGWERRQLEADFGVEATVIPNGLDVARFAEASPDPEWADRDYLLSVGRLEEYKGVQHVIRALPDLDYDLAVAGSGDYGSELKRLAREVGVEDRVHFLGFVADEDLPGLYAGAAAFVTMSEFEAYGMTVAEALAAGTPCVVRNAGALVDWAERPDCVGVDPADLVSGVERAVDLDAPAESLPTWEDVVERTATVYDSVCRGSWAE
- a CDS encoding lipopolysaccharide biosynthesis protein gives rise to the protein MKETDSLSIGREAFISLFSKVLTAGTGFAGVVIFANLLGDVGWGKYRTVLAAAFVLTQVPSGIGAAVKKRVSEVGVEPDSFLGTALLAHLAFSLVVAGAYVLLEPYAVDYFGTRELAAGVVLVVVTLGLFNITNKLYAGTGHPAVSSWVDGIRSLLTIMLQLLFYWLGFEAFGLVIGLAIATVGTAVLAAALSRVLPARPTKLVAERIYDFARWSVPTSMLSNFYSSADVLIIQAFVGPASVAYYSVSIQLAQPGAMFATTIGNVLNVKSSGVDSVGGDVRFDLINSISYAGLIAIPVFFGAAAMPKELVTTLFGSDFANTPVLVVIGMTLFQIGNAYRHPFEAVLQGTDRPELVFRVNSLIVLLHLPLAVALGSVYGLVGVVASTVAAEVARHVVFQYVAHREFGGIVFTRPMLEQTVAGAVMFALVWSVIEYAVSITGWVSLLLVVGFGAVAYFAALLGLSSHFRETIRNTVPGLSGS
- a CDS encoding sulfatase, with product MNTVLITVDALRAGHVGQYGYQRDTLPVLDRLLDDDSTLFTAAFANGTNTGISVPSLLTSRYRGDEHARDGPNIASPLPDEVSTAGIHSNTYFASRVPRPADFDHFDDFGIMDSEDSGSPSAAHRLFRRTMDLVRPTVESLGIRPLAERIQEAVFPASLIMEQTVYENAEKTTDRALEWLDGVDGDFFLWVHYMDPHRPYGIDLEDPAYAEPADESEIRRLMSKAGIHPEDVTEAERQRIVDLYDSDIRYTSDHIDRFLDGLQSLGRYDETDIILTADHGEEFADHGNYYHRNRPYDELTHVPLVVKSNRGDGGVVDEQRELLDLAPTVARNHGVEPPSAFRGTDLFEGGPRRVVSTGSFSDAGPVVGVREDGWKYIAVDGEEDELYDLRADPKERENVAADHPDRCASFRSEIPPHLLREATEGVPEADDVSEDVQKRLEELGYMD
- a CDS encoding sulfatase-like hydrolase/transferase, encoding MRNVVLICLDTVRKDFFDSFSSRLRERADIVYDQCRTASTWSAPSHASMFTGTLPHQHGVHAYHRDFSGIGRDDTFLADLPDHRALGVSANVWAGSSFGFDGFFDEFSNISPDRRFPEGIDVARFGQSSQKTGLGKQLEFLKRALEHEKPIQSLLNGVAVQVDNTLATAPVPKPMDDGAKTLIGQANRLVGASSEPFFLFTNFMDAHGPLRHILGYDRDLHDAPNSWSSEHLDWSRIVAEGDETEMTRYRDLYGAAIDYLDRKVCTFIDEVQSMTDEETTFVVTSDHGDNLAFEADGGLWGHTESSLNEALTHVPLVVVNSPSEGTDVVDGYVSHLRLGDLLVGLARGECPDVTDERIPVERIGHSGKQHKLAEQERDTNRMLRAVYDGDRKFVWADDGSRETYRLDADRPCWQAGIDDSFDAESLDESFFETPVADSAERARSAEDELGVDGATADRLRELGYL
- a CDS encoding glycosyltransferase gives rise to the protein MRARLRRLLAATFGLLSLTGVPYLVYLALLRIVDTAGSPARKSPDEPTVSIVLPTYNEASIIEAKLEDILALDYPMEKVEVVVADASDDDTPAVVRDFFAGRDAPELTLLHDDERRGVAPALNEAFAAASNELLFRTDADSKLAPDVLRQAAANLSDPTIGAVTGQQSEVLGDSEVESDYRGILTKIQGLESHLDSTFIFHGPCFAFRAEDFVPIDPDSLADDTELALRIRRAGKRVVMDPAMAFTESGVSEFSKRRQRKDRRAMGLLKLLVQNRDMLGRYGFYGTVVLPFNWWFMIVSPWLLAASVTLATVAGVLLAGPLGLAVPAAVAAFAWAGQSERLGPLQPLYAVFDSQVSLLVAAVELLRDEGDGTWELDRESREYFE
- the aglJ gene encoding S-layer glycoprotein N-glycosyltransferase AglJ, which encodes MDYADVCVLVPTYNEAETIAEVVASYRDEGFHNVLVIDGDSTDGTRELAEEAGAHVVVQRGSGKGQAVREAVEEHVEATYVLMLDGDGTYEASDATKMLGPLTEGYDHVIGDRFADMRPGAMTRLNKVGNRIINRAFAFIHGQDFRDILSGYRAFTRESFLDMTLTSDGFGIETEMAVECAKRDIPTTVVPTTYYPRPNGSDTNLNPVRDGGIIFLELYRRAKTNNPLFYFGSVGLTSTATGVGLAGYVAYEWFIRAISHEVIAVVSAAGILFGVQLLMFGVLSDLILSLHREQMKRIEELE